The Solanum dulcamara chromosome 2, daSolDulc1.2, whole genome shotgun sequence region GCTACGTCAGTTCGACATTGATACATTAAGGAAATAAGGGATCCATGCTCAATGACATAAAAATATAACCAAACTGTGATGTTTGTGTCCTACCTTTTCACCATCTTTTCCAATGACGAAATCATGATCTCCAGTGACCAAAATCGACTCCAATGTTTGTGCTTCCCGCTTAGCTTTCTCTATCTGCTCAAGTTCAGCAAACTTCTCGGGGGTAAAAGGATATGCCAGGATACCATGCTCCTCGACGGCTTCAGCAACATTAGAATGAAGTGTCTTCCCATATGTTCCAATGATGACTAAGGTAGGAAGGGCAGAGAGCTCAAAGTACCTGGCCAGCTTCTTGCAGGTCCTGTCCTTTAAGGGAAGTGAAAGCCAAGGCATTCTCGCAAACTCTTTCTTAAAAGATTCATCTTCATTTTCATCGTCAAGAGGAATCATGACAATCTCAAAGTTTCCCCCCTGAGCCTTCAACTTGTCATACATCTCGATCAGCTTCCGAGTAAAGGATTCACATTTTTTAAAAGAGGTCATTGAGAAATATAGGCCTATAATCTTGCCTTCAAGCTCAGAAACAGGTACCTAATAATTATCAAGACATAGCGAAACAGGAATGAGGGAAACTTCAATTTATAAACAAGAGGAAAAAAAAGCAGGAGACAAGAACAGCCTCTTGAACCAACCTTCCTCCCATCAGCTGCAATTACATAGTTTCTTGATTGTGACTCCAAGATTGATTTCAAAGATTGTTCTCTTTTGGCGGTTTCTTCTTGCTCTTTAAGTTCAATTAGCCGTTCTTGAGTGAAAGGGTAACCTTCCACCCCATGCTCAAGAATGATTTCAACCCCTCTATCTGTCACTACCTTCCCACTAGCATCAAGGATCACCAAGTGGGGTATTCCCTTAACAGCAAACAATTCATCCAGATGTTTACGTGTTTCAGAATCAGAGAATGGGACAGCGAGCCAAGGCATTTTAGAAAAGTACTCCTTAAAAGATTCATCATCCTCATCAGCGGTAAGGAAAACAACTTCAAAGTCTCCTTTTGGTAGGAGCTCATTGTACGCCTCTAATAAATTCGGGGTGAAATGTTGGCATGGACCACACCATGATGCTGAAAAGTACAAACCAACTTTTTTCTCCTTTAAAGTATCAAGCTTAACCTGAGAATAAACGTTTGTGAGAAACTAGCCGTAAATTAATTTGTCTGTTAATTAGAGCTAGATACTAATTTCTAAATTCACCTTATCCCTTTCCTAACATGCTGTCTATACCAGTAAAACTAAAAAGTCAGGCATACGAAAAAAATGATGCATCGCATAATTGAACTACATCAAAATGTTGCATTTCTAGAGCAACCAGAAATTGTAAAAATCAGATAAAATAGTCAAAGATATCACTTCTGAAAAATGATTCCTGTCACACCTCACTTTCTTATGCTTGGATATACCTTGTAAGTACAaacatattattatattttcaatgtCAGGAAAAGCTATTTCCGTGAAACCAGAACACCTGGTCCAAACAACTATTTTGCCACTGTCCTTGAAATAAACAAGTAATCATTTGGTTAAAAGAACAAATTTTTAATAACAAACAGAATGAAACATCTGCAAAAATGATGTTTTCGATTTCGAATCAAACCAATTCCGAACCACTTAAAATTTATAGAACCAAGATCAACCAAACTTACTTCCACAACATCTCGCTAAATCTTGAATATTTCATATAtgttataatttcttttaataatCACATATTTAATCTGTTCCTATTATCATGTTCTTGTGTCTCTTTACAAGTCTTTTCATCTTGTTTCTTTTAAACTGTAAAATTACTTAagcttcttatttatttattagttgcatttttttttatgttacaAACTTTTCTTTACTTTTATGCAGGTTGACTTATGGATACTGTTTTAAACAATTCCATAGCATAGACGgttagagcccgtttgaatgGGCTTTAAACTGGTTAGCccctttttagtttttggacgtgtttgcctaatgccaACTTTAAGCTATAAAGTtctcagtcaaaaatgaaaaattaggattcctaacttttttttccaagtgcttaaaatcattttctttgaccataaaaattacttttatatcccttatattttaactaaattctcaaactaccctttttattcttttaaccctaaaattcacatcattttcctcacttaagcatttttatccaaacactcaactacttatttataaaaataactttcaacacttcaaagttctaaaaacacttcatacataaaagttattttttaagcccatccaaacgggctctaagtaaTGTGGATAGCTTTCATAATCCTTTCTTTCCGAATAACAAACCAACGCAAACaaaatcataatccttcaaaTTTTTATAACTTTTTCGAGGTCTCAAAAAACTGCCAAGGCCTAGATCAATCTCAAAAGAACATTTCTTAGATCGGTTACTTAATTAGACAAAAGAGAACAAAGAATCTCGAATTTTGGAGCAAGGTTGGATAGATTGGATCCTCCTCTACCCTTAACCAGAGGTCTGAGAAACAAAGGTAGTGACTAGTGAGTGCTTGCCCATTTAATGAGAGCTACACAACACAAAGCCGGATTAGTTATTAACCCATTGAAACTCTAGTACAACATTTTTTGATCCCGCTGGAGGGGGAGACCCCATATTATACAGGATCTTTTTTGGTTCTTAGGTTATCCtgtcataattcatatcgtttctacttctttttgagaaaatagTTTTCAGGTATCTACAGAACACAAAGTGATCGAGCCAAATatcaaattatgaaaataaaataaacacacgaaaaagtgaaAATTGAAACTTCaacatttaatatatatacataacaaataaattttaattatatataaataatataatttcgGCCGAACAGAACCCTCTGCGCTATGCTACCTCGTTCCGCCCCTAGATACACACATATTTAAACCAAAAGAATAACAATAAACTACATCCATATACTCCAATTTATCATTTATCAACATCAGCTACTACAAATTACTTCACTATAGCAAAAAGATAATAGAAACATGTGTTTATCatagaatcaaaatataaatccaAAGCCAATGGACATGTTATTTGAGTAAAAGTAAGATTCAATTCTTATAAACAAACATAGAATTTAATTTAATGAACAATTGATACCTTGTCACCATTGTTGCGAATAAGAAAGTCACGGTCTGAAGAACCAAGTAATTTCACCACATCATGACAATCCTCCCCTGCCATTGACCTATTAAGTCTAGTTTCTTTTTTTGGGTGGTAATAACAAAGTTTTGtagtgaaagaaaaattaagaaTTGGACATTCTTATATAGGCGctaaaaaaaacaagaactttctaggaaaaaaagagaggagaaaatgacaaaaatgatcCATTGTGTCAATTTTTTACCAAACAAAAATTGCATGCATAGTTTAATCcatttataatatattgtgtcaattttttatgaaataaatataatatattttaaaacacttataatacatttatattgcatgcatagtttatttttaatacataacagatatatcataatattactAAGTATTTCTATagatagtaataaataaaaagtattgctaaaatcagtaattatttattaaaaaatgttcTCCTTGATAATCTTTCCTTCAACAAATAGGGGTCGTAGGATAATATGGTGAGATATTTCagatttatttcaaatttaattttgtgATATCCCACTAAACATATCAAATTATAgtctttaaaatttatcaaaagttaatttttttttattttcatcaaatATTTAACAACTTATATTTGATGAAagggaatttttttttaccataaacatcaagaaaatttcatcaaatttaTAACAACGCAATACAAAAAATGCAGTAGACattaaaaaagatagaaaaaacTACACCACAAAACTGTGTCATACTTaaagaaataaacaaaaaatagcATAAACCACAAAAGTTATATCTCTAAACGTGAGTTCCCGctatttctttttatatataatctCCATCAAACTTGACAAAcacaatttaataaatatttaatagagattaaaaacatTAACTTCTAATAAGTTTAAGGATTAATGTAtacttaaaaaattatttgaatctATCCTCAAACGCAACCTATCATATTTTCTTAGTCATATCTCCAGTAGGGCTTCTAGAGTCTTCTGAATTAGTGATTAAGAAACAACAAATTTGAAACAATTTTATCGTAAAATCTGAAcctttgattttgatatgagtTGACTGGAACGTGATCCACGTGCAAGATaatgttattttcaagtttttaaaaataaaataaaaatattcaagCTTGTAATTGTATGgtctatatttttttcttaattggcAAGACATTAATGAGAACACGGAAAGACGACTTGGAAGTGGACTAGCTCTCTGAGTGAATGTTTTATGGacaattttttgtttgtttgtttgttaagttttggtattttattgatgaagtaatgaGTATAAATATTATCTCACGTCATCTCGGGCAAAATCCATTACCTACCTAACTCAATCGACTAGGAAAGAAATAAAcgaacaaccaaaaacaaaatacCTAACACTTTGAACTTCCCTGTCCCCTCTATCCCTTTGCTGGAGTTACTCTCAAATAGAGACATTTTAGTTTATCACTGTTAATGATGTTTCTTCTTGCTATTTTTAAACTGTTGAAATCTTGGTAGTTGCACCTTTCTTTATCGATTGCAATATTTGCCAAGTAGTTTGTTATTTGATTTCCTTTCCTGAAAATGTGCTGGAATGTATGTTGTTTGTCCTGCAAGGCTGTTTTGATTTTTGTCACCATCTCTGTGATTATGCAGGGACATGACCATTTTCCTTCTAGAATCTTGTATAATAGCATAGAGTGTGTttgaatgattatattattgtgCTGTTTCTGCCTGCTATGTTTACATACTTCTAGAATCGTCTTCGCTTCTACTATAATATTAGTGGTATTTTCAATAGTAACTCCTTCTGCATACGATAACTTCACCACATCATGACAATCCTCCCCTGCCATTGACCTATTAAGTCTAGTTTCTTTTTTTGGGTGGTAATAACAAAGTTTTGtagtgaaagaaaaattaagaaTTGGACCTTTTTATATAGgcgcaaaaaaaaaaagaaaaaaaaactttctaggaaaaaaaagagaggagaaaatgacaaaaatggtcCATTGTGTTGAGGTTTGGCTCAAGTAGCTTGTGTATACACATTGAACAAAGGGCAACTTACATACatatagaaaatatttattatttataataataatatttttttcactagacacttataatatatttataatacaactttaatacaattttaatatatatgagcaagaataatttataaaacttatataatacaaattttatgcatgaataatatatttaccaCATACTTTAATCcatttataatatattgtgtcaattttttatgaaataaatataatatattttaaaacacttataatacatttatattgcatgcatagtttatttttaatacataacagatatatcataatattactAAGTATTTCTATagatagtaataaataaaaagtattgctaaaatcagtaattatttattaaaaaatgttcTCCTTGATAATCTTTCCTTCAACAAATAGGGGTCGTAGGATAATATGGTGAGATATTTCagatttatttcaaatttaattttgtgATATCCCACTAAACATATCAAATTATAgtctttaaaatttatcaaaagttaatttttttttattttcatcaaatATTTAACAACTTATATTTGATGAAagggaatttttttttaccataaacatcaagaaaatttcatcaaatttaTAACAACGCAATACAAAAAATGCAGTAGACattaaaaaagatagaaaaaacTACACCACAAAACTGTGTCATACTTaaagaaataaacaaaaaatagcATAAACCACAAAAGTTATATCTCTAAACGTGAGTTCCCGctatttctttttatatataatctCCATCAAACTTGACAAAcacaatttaataaatatttaatagagattaaaaacatTAACTTCTAATAAGTTTAAGGATTAATGTAtacttaaaaaattatttgaatctATCCTCAAACGCAACCTATCATATTTTCTTAGTCATATCTCCAGTAGGGCTTCTAGAGTCTTCTGAATTAGTGATTAAGAAACAACAAATTTGAAACAATTTTATCGTAAAATCTGAAcctttgattttgatatgagtTGACTGGAACGTGATCCACGTGCAAGATaatgttattttcaagtttttaaaaataaaataaaaatattcaagCTTGTAATTGTATGgtctatatttttttcttaattggcAAGACATTAATGAGAACACGGAAAGACGACTTGGAAGTGGACTAGCTCTCTGAGTGAATGTTTTATGGacaattttttgtttgtttgtttgttaagttttggtattttattgatgaagtaatgaGTATAAATATTATCTCACGTCATCTCGGGCAAAATCCATTACCTACCTAACTCAATCGACTAGGAAAGAAATAAAcgaacaaccaaaaacaaaatacCTAACACTTTGAACTTCCCTGTCCCCTCTATCCCTTTGCTGGAGTTACTCTCAAATAGAGACATTTTAGTTTATCACTGTTAATGATGTTTCTTCTTGCTATTTTTAAACTGTTGAAATCTTGGTAGTTGCACCTTTCTTTATCGATTGCAATATTTGCCAAGTAGTTTGTTATTTGATTTCCTTTCCTGAAAATGTGCTGGAATGTATGTTGTTTGTCCTGCAAGGCTGTTTTGATTTTTGTCACCATCTCTGTGATTATGCAGGGACATGACCATTTTCCTTCTAGAATCTTGTATAATAGCATAGAGTGTGTttgaatgattatattattgtgCTGTTTCTGCCTGCTATGTTTACATACTTCTAGAATCGTCTTCGCTTCTACTATAGTATTAGTGGTGTTTTCAATAGTAACTCCTTCTGCATACGATAACTTCACCACATCATGACAATCCTCCCCTGCCATTGACCTATTAAGTCTAGTTTCTTTTTTTGGGTGGTAATAACAAAGTTTTGtagtgaaagaaaaattaagaaTTGGACCTTTTTATATAGgcgcaaaaaaaaaaagaaaaaaaaactttctaggaaaaaagagagaggagaaaatgacaaaaatggtcCATTGTGTTGAGGTTTGGCTCAAGTAGCTTGTGTATACACATTGAACAAAGGGCAACTTACATACatatagaaaatatttattatttataataataatatttttttcactagacacttataatatatttataatacatctttaatacaattttaatatatattagcaagaataatttataaaacttatataatacaaattttatgcatgaataatatatttaccaCATACTTTAATCcatttataatatattgtgtcaattttttacgaaacaaatataatatattttaaaacacttataatacatttatattgcatgcatagtttatttttaatacataacaGATATTTCATAATATTACTAAGTATTTCTATAgatagtaataaaaaaaaaatattgctaaaattagtaattatttattaaaaagtgttctcCTTGATAATCTTTCCTTCAACAAATAGGGGTCGTAGGATAATATGGTGAGATATTTCagatttatttcaaatttaattttgtgATATCCCACTAAACATATCAAATTATAgtctttaaaatttatcaaaagttaatatttttttattttcatcaaatATTTAACAACTTATATTTGATGAAagggaatttttttttaccataaacatcaagaaaatttcatcaaatttaTAACAACGCAATACAAAAAATGCAGTAGACattaaaaaagagagaaaaaactaCACCACAAAACTGTGTCATACTTaaagaaataaacaaaaaatagcATAAACAACAAAAGTTATATCTCTAAACGTGAGTTCCCGctatttctttttatatataatttccaTCAAACTTGA contains the following coding sequences:
- the LOC129880342 gene encoding probable nucleoredoxin 1 is translated as MAGEDCHDVVKLLGSSDRDFLIRNNGDKVKLDTLKEKKVGLYFSASWCGPCQHFTPNLLEAYNELLPKGDFEVVFLTADEDDESFKEYFSKMPWLAVPFSDSETRKHLDELFAVKGIPHLVILDASGKVVTDRGVEIILEHGVEGYPFTQERLIELKEQEETAKREQSLKSILESQSRNYVIAADGRKVPVSELEGKIIGLYFSMTSFKKCESFTRKLIEMYDKLKAQGGNFEIVMIPLDDENEDESFKKEFARMPWLSLPLKDRTCKKLARYFELSALPTLVIIGTYGKTLHSNVAEAVEEHGILAYPFTPEKFAELEQIEKAKREAQTLESILVTGDHDFVIGKDGEKILVSDLVGKNILLYFSAHWCPPCRAFTPKLKEAYETIKAKNGPLEVIFISSDRDQASFDDYFATMPWLALPFGDERKTSLSRLFKVRGIPMLVALGPSGKTVTTGARNLIMCYGAEAFPFTEERMKEIEAETAEMAKGWPEKIKHKLHEHELLLSKRLAYTCDGCNEAGQIWSFYCEDCDFDMHPKCALEEEKESNMNTVEDQKGQGKEEQKANEGWICDGEVCFKG